Proteins encoded within one genomic window of Humulus lupulus chromosome 1, drHumLupu1.1, whole genome shotgun sequence:
- the LOC133799821 gene encoding uncharacterized protein LOC133799821, protein MSEILSYQVGGKAEMHINLLVDHLAEWLEEEHGKNLVFHTFTNTGWLTYGAILEGFQKQDPYLMGRIRGCIVDSAPIAAPDPQVWASGFSATFLKKNSVTTKGAISLNASGTGVLVDTKEAVEPKPAVTEAALMFVLEKFFEVVLNLPAVNK, encoded by the exons ATGTCTGAGATTCTTAGTTATCAAGTTGGAGGAAAAGCCGAGATGCACATAAACTTACTTGTGGACCATTTGGCTGAATGGTTAGAAGAGGAGCATGGAAAGAACCTGGTTTTTCATACTTTCACTAACACTGGATGGCTAAC GTATGGGGCTATCCTTGAGGGGTTTCAGAAGCAGGATCCTTACTTAATGGGAAGGATTAGAGGCTGCATTGTGGATTCTGCACCTATTGCAGCACCTGACCCACAG GTATGGGCTTCAGGTTTCTCTGCTACATTTTTAAAGAAGAATAGTGTGACAACAAAAGGAGCCATAAGCTTGAATGCGTCGGGAACTGGAGTTTTGGTTGACACCAAGGAAGCTGTGGAACCAAAACCAGCAGTAACTGAAGCAGCTTTGATGTTTGTTTTGGAGAAGTTTTTTGAGGTGGTTTTGAACCTTCCAGCGGTGAACAAGTAA